GAGGCTCCCTGTGCCCCCTCCTCCTTTAGAGACCCCCTGGACAGTCAGCAGTTGGGGGGGGTGGGTGGGCTTAGCTCTGGCCACACAGGGGTGACAGGGGTCATCTTCGAAGGGGAGGAGAATGAAGAAGATAAtgaggaaaagagagagcagCTGCAGGGAGATGAAGTCACTGACGGAGGAGAGGACCAGTGGAGACCCCTGGCTGAAGATGTCATTGAGCTGAGCGATGACGAGAATTacatggaggaggaagaagatgagGACTTTGTGTGTGTGGAGAATGGAGCAGTGGTTGGCAGAGAGGGAGTGGACCCTGGCCAGTTGTCAGGTATGGTGGCGTGTAAAGCCTGTGGGATGGAATTGTTAACAGAGTCTGCTGCATTGGGGGCCCACGCGGAGACCCACCTCACTGAGACAGGGACCTGCAGGGTGTGTGGGGCATCTTTCCCCGGGGACCGCGGGGCTAGCATCACCCACGCCCTGTCCCATGTGGTGTTCTCCTGTGACATGTGTCATCTCCAGTTCTGCAGCCAGGCCAAGCTGGTACGCCACAGACGCCAGGCGGCTGCTCGGTACACCCTCCCCAGTCAGCTCCACACCGCCACCCAGGGGCACGATGGGGAGCTGCAGTGTGCCGTCTGTAACAAAACCCTCACCAAGGATTTCCAGGTCAGTGTGGTTTGATTTGCTTCATTTTTCCTGGGTGATTTGGCACGTGTTTTGTCTAATGGCAATGGTGAAATATAGACTGACATCGCTCAAACAAATTCACTGAACTCAAGAGTACACCTATTGCATTGTAGTGGCTAAGACACCTGAAGATGTGTGTTGTCCCTCGTATTGTTGACATATCGTATTGTCTCTCTCCTGCAACCAGGTCATCAGGGATCACCTGCTGAGTCACGTGTCTATCCAGTCACTGAGCTGTGGTGTGTGCCTGTTACCCCAGCCCTCCCTGTGTGCCCTGCTGTGGCACGCCCTCACCCACCTCTCCCTGCCAGTCTACTCCTGCCCCCTCTGTGCCTGCGGCTTCCTGGATCGCCCTCTGCTGGACAGACACATGGCCCTGCATGCTGAGGAGGCAGAAACTGACAGAGAGGCCATGAGGGCTCATAAAGCAGCCGgggcagagggagaagaggagcttCGTTGCTTCTTATGCCCACAGACCTTCCGCTCTGGCACAGCCTTCCAGTACCACCTGAGTTTTCACACCAATGAGACCCAGCCCCAGGGACAGGGCAGTCAGGGGTGGACAGGGAAACGTAAGGCTGACCAGCTGGAgtactcctgctcctcctcctcacccctggAGGCTGGCAGCCTGGGGAAGCTTGGCAACATGGGCTTAGACCTGGGGATGGGCTCCTTCCGCCTCTCAGACAAGCTGCTTCAGGGGGCCTTGGCATCTGGCTTCTCCGCAGGCCTCCTGTCCAATGGGAACTCCTCTAGCATGGGTGGGTCGGGCATGGGCGCCGCTACTCCCCGGGGGAAATGGTACCGCTGTCGCTTCTGCGGCAAACGCTTCGCCCACTCTGGCGAGTTCACCTACCACCTGCGCATTCACACTGGGGAGAAGCCGTACCAGTGCAAGGTGTGCCTGAGGTTCTTCCGAGGCCGCTCCACCATGATCTGCCACCTGAAGACCCACGCCGGGGCGCTCATGTACCGCTGCACTGTCTGCGGCCTGTATTTCTCCACGCTCAAGCTGGTGTCCTCCCACATGGAGATCCACAAGGACCACCTGCCTCCAGACTTCAACATAGAGCAGACCTTCATGTACAATGACCACTCCAAAGAACCCCTCCCCGCCCTGGACACCTGATCAGCTACTCCTCTGGTGTCCTTCTGCCTTCATCTCGCTTTCACTTTTATTTCCCACGTCTTTTTTTGTctttgagctggtctgtcatgctcctcctcttctctctctctttctctctgcttgtgAGCCTTATCTATAGACTTGTAGAATGCATTTAACTTGTTTTATGTCTGTGTTTGAGATGGTGTTTTGGATGGAAGAGACCTGTTTTGTAGCATAGCGTAAAGGACATCTTCCTTGGAAGTAGTTTAGCCACTTGATGGCAGTGTATGTCTATGGAAGGACTTATTACCGTTTACTGTTTGCAAGCTGTCTTCAAGTCAGTTGGATTTTCGTAAATTGCAGTCAAACATTTTCCTAAGTGTACTATTACTCTGCTTTACAAAAAGTGTTGTTTTTCTGTCAGTTAAGCACCATGTATTCATTTATATATGAAACGCATGATGGaccgtctgtgtctgtctgagtgAAACACCATATTTACCACTGTGCACCAAgcgttaaaggcccagtgcagtcaaaaacgtgatatccctgtgttttatatatatttccacatcatgttgttggaataatactgtgaaattgggaCAATTATGGTTGTGAAAAGACGACCTGAAATTCCAgcctgttttagtgggatggagtttttgcctgcctggtgacatcaccagacgGTAAATTacttaatagaccaataagaaaaagttccaaacctctctgccaattacTACTACTTTTCAGTGTTCCcctcagacagtcctagcaaagtTATTGCTTGCAAAATtgttctttgctaagaagctattttagtttatttttttaccattttaattgaaaagaaTCACAGTAAGTTACTTCATTGTTaaccagaaattatttgatatttagatttaaaaaaacagctgcattggaccagTAAGTGTACCTGACCAGTCATACTGTACTTTGCAACCAATGAATGTGGCCTTAATGTATCAGTTCCCTTGGAAACCATTTAGGTATGTTTTCCTCCAAGCATTTTACTTCTTTAGTGATAGACTATTTATTTATAATGCAAACATGATACTGTGGTTCATGTAGACTGTATGTATTAGTGATCAGATGatatgaacaaaacaaacatgaaacTGTGGTTCATGTAGACTGTATGTATTAGTGATCAGATGatatgaacaaaacaaacatgaaacTGTGGTTCATGTAGACTGTATGTATTAGTGATCAGATGatacgaacaaaacaaacatgaaacTGTGGTTCATGTAGACTGTATGTATTAGTGATCAGATGatacgaacaaaacaaacatgaaacTGTGGTTCATGTAGACTGTATGTATTAGTGATCAGATGatatgaacaaaacaaacatgaaacTGTGGTTCATGTAGACTGTATGTATTAGTGATCAGATGatatgaacaaaacaaacatgaaacTGTGGTTCATGTAGACTGTATGTATTAGTGATCAGAT
Above is a genomic segment from Oncorhynchus gorbuscha isolate QuinsamMale2020 ecotype Even-year linkage group LG10, OgorEven_v1.0, whole genome shotgun sequence containing:
- the LOC124046057 gene encoding zinc finger and BTB domain-containing protein 39-like, giving the protein MRIRLQGLGHAAGLLTELNHCRLSRLFCDVILQVGNRSFTVHRAVLACAGTHFRSLFSGRGKQIGTSGAGAKTTYSLDFVSPANFEKVLTFIYTGEIFTDLIDVGVLYELAERLGVRELVRACHTTFPDLQQLGSGSADCVADGDLDSDMVAAAAGSSMCSSSAASCSSLSSSAGPSAAPTPASAPSPLPLPQGSRVARLGRGGGHTATLSLPLKAEDEQSHLGYGQMAEDEQIQLAGDQQSSGGSLSTVAVGATPGLLLPLQLKTEEGVEVVMGDRVGNSEEEQMVASGSRAGSPTPCVSDACPFPDSSAQLGRVVCGVEAPCAPSSFRDPLSSGHTGVTGVIFEGEENEEDNEEKREQLQGDEVTDGGEDQWRPLAEDVIELSDDENYMEEEEDEDFVCVENGAVVGREGVDPGQLSGMVACKACGMELLTESAALGAHAETHLTETGTCRVCGASFPGDRGASITHALSHVVFSCDMCHLQFCSQAKLVRHRRQAAARYTLPSQLHTATQGHDGELQCAVCNKTLTKDFQVIRDHLLSHVSIQSLSCGVCLLPQPSLCALLWHALTHLSLPVYSCPLCACGFLDRPLLDRHMALHAEEAETDREAMRAHKAAGAEGEEELRCFLCPQTFRSGTAFQYHLSFHTNETQPQGQGSQGWTGKRKADQLEYSCSSSSPLEAGSLGKLGNMGLDLGMGSFRLSDKLLQGALASGFSAGLLSNGNSSSMGGSGMGAATPRGKWYRCRFCGKRFAHSGEFTYHLRIHTGEKPYQCKVCLRFFRGRSTMICHLKTHAGALMYRCTVCGLYFSTLKLVSSHMEIHKDHLPPDFNIEQTFMYNDHSKEPLPALDT